The proteins below come from a single Saccharophagus degradans 2-40 genomic window:
- a CDS encoding beta-ketoacyl synthase N-terminal-like domain-containing protein, whose amino-acid sequence MAYNHFEPIAIVGEGCVLPSVNSVEDLWRVTSAGLDLTSNASINHWGVDPQRVVGEQAQITSPGDTAWSARGGFVDDAIALSNVDSLNLSSENLQQTSRGVQWCIAAVRQAMASAAISPEKKARTDWGVILGNLSYAPRETNDLFAQHWLAKQPEYAALHKKLFNRQADYSQRFSSSAPSHIVAQAIGAAGPTFCLDAACASSLYAIKLACDYLHSGRATTMFTGAVNHADSLYLNVGFSALKALSKNGISRPFDSRADGLVPAEGAAIVILKTLRQARKDGDTIRGVIRSIGLSNDGRTGGLLSPSRAGQIRAYENAYKHCDIKPNKVSYIECHATGTPTGDSVELESINTFFSTNTGLAISSLKSNFGHLITAAGAAGLIRVLQNMKQSTSVASIHCEQPIAGLHSGPARLVQKNEHWANGDNCIAGINAFGFGGNNAHMVVQHQLNNKLWLVPKSIDTSTSSRQSTINSIAQESDPLVVCGVSLRTARVESKLDFVKKWSREKYGLNSANIGSDVKNKRINKLDIDLAQLGFPPSDLDDTSAQQLLIMTLIREALGELPAYDAKRTGVYVGMGVDMNSCRFTMRTRLAHWLGELASIEGRVDEHWLPETRNSITRPINAVSVIGTMPNIPANRSNLQLDLQGPSFTVSAEEYSGSYALDIAKVALLKNEIDVAVVGAVDISSEEIHRQAVALRDQQANPKENSASAQLPIEQQVDGGVVLLLQRKSTALKAGNPIYYELPLDEAQNIAKERTAELCLAKNDWLNTWSNILGVPHTATHLMGLAAESVLTHYSLARGQSEIGAEAETEIEKKAEQENSLPILHKEQLAFFQGATLQELINNVQAAQPAELDCLQANQPWRLVIVLASPKHFTELQKNAAEALGKFSTVSKTPVGVTNLAKNIYLSCEKLAGDVGFVFTGAASAYPGMGNALCSIFPTAVEQTLRKHPVFASCLPWLQAEAKQVEGPFDVLQGCSLLSQIHACITQNILGVKPQAMLGVSSGETNSVFAADVWRDMGALFDDIDRSGMYTQWIAGDLDCARKYYNNPTICNWLMLRVVAPVEKVKALLREHKDITLTMINSNNDCVVAGEASCVNAIKAALNSFARAIVPMGHDIVAHHPALSTWQDTWYQIHNRDTFIDESRGRLPRFYSNAFAASYSLSRQKIAQALTQQAVAPVDFRPVVEAAYSDGVSIFIEHGPRHTSSQWIAEQLGERPHLAVHLDRSGAGALPFFEAVAQLWCAGVELNKTLLAGLAHSGSAKVPSYSKSLPVHLPAIVFPSLEKFTYAGSDKTTVSSSNQLQMRTTQPYWQDTKMAPAPPLPDAITSIGVSKPQQGLKDNIEDDNHTVQLKQILAAFPQPDYSGKNNRLPFSLPVALPVQLPIQLPLSSAAEAIAPLPRAIDLSEDKNENKNRAVQAPMHSGTAAQSVYQTQHSAAIRALKSLHTQLSENHNQYLAFQNKAAEVLLQAKLSASVAQSNAHVAEQRSVQNSFKGPIKSQIKISEQTRSNAASAIHTKPASSTPLTNEPALRKQSDVAATSSDYKKNTSEFPGPKYTRAQLEELAGGIISNIFGPLFKQQDNYARQVRMPQPPLLLADRVLGIDATPGAMESRGSIWTETDVTSKDWYVHHGHMPAGIMIEAGQADLLLISWMGADFENKGERVYRLLGCELTYRDKLPAVGDTIRYDIHLDGYAKQGDVRLFFFHYNCEINGHTHLEVRRGQAGFFTYEELAGSAGVIWDAEKEKANTALNVADGPCHTTKTAFTRADIDAYTQGDLVSCFGDSFYRANCHQRTPTIVGGDLLMFDEVLELNHRGGPWQRGYLKAQLNVKPDHWFFDGHFKNDPCAPGTLMLEGGVQVISFYLASMGFTLARDGWRFEPIKDETFNLICRSQLIPGGKKLVYEIYVHGVEATPKPQIRVDLMCTVDGRKAFLGQGVGVELVPGWPCESRVHVIEHAEPVNQADSSVAAEQEFKFDEDSMVACAWGKPSDAFGPHYKQFDGPRRGPRLPGYPYHFISKVKSVDIAPRQLKAGGKAVMEYLIPNDAWYFSENSQATMPFPVLLEAALQPCGWLATYMGGGFGGDTEAFFRNLDGTATQYREIVAEDTCLLTEVESTSVSAMAGMIILGFNVRCYIRTELVYQMETVFGFFPEAALAQQAGLPTTEQELCALNSAEHNAYNLRHRPADYFNGQLRLPGPMLCLIDRITGIWPDGGQLKLGRVRSQMSVNTNAWFFKSHFYGDPVQPGSLGLEMMLQTLQCYAISQNVGEQFVKPRFETLASNIAHSWSYRGQVLPHNKIVECDLEVQQCEYESGRIVITADASLWVDKQKIYQAKNISLVVIDESKAAKLLTPPERIFDSQSQHWINDHCPTFTVPALPFMVLANAMMEDAAKRLPGRKMTGLENVRVNSWVSFNNPKQTLHSWGVAHTAHRVAMELTQWDEPTSRYKKIAHGNVLFDEQYPFPVKLLPPLPSADPVILAGNPYADKGGWLFHGSAFQAVSNVVITAKGASGKIDIQAIGVPAGKLHPGVLDASLHIVPHHMLDMWFPTVEQGSAAYPLLLKRATFFSDTPKSGELLVEARPVGLDDALKLPTIKIQITTAAGGLWAEFILIEAVLPKGPLGELSSEAQLQFFVAKQPVPGARLSTINENSASLALEVVNQCNWLPGTLESIYDCNANIMRRTGLTLTEVILAKEYLAAQWHIHPAQVDLAMQGELLIGLNKSDCLSMQQLTIACTGATPNVTTYNVTAYNVKSKFAQANAGLLFIRDYWRASISATGGLVEDIFMAIAHRFTGTIKNNNICSGKRIQAQSDSKPKGVLYLANHQVGVESVLFAIAMSALNGLPVSALAKKEHAHSWIGNMLTALAPFNAKNLLTLIDRENPTAVLQAMSKAMQAVAMGEHSLLVHIAGTRSLAAREAQTTISSSLIDAAIKAGVDIVPVLFHGGLPIEPAKQRLEFPLGMAKQDWTLGRAIPAHILANLNSAEQKQYVLNALNSLDDILVNEQPNKPQVEFGKHVASISNCTHEQAVIYQCLQHSPFALSNHGQALMAAVNAQRTWNLESEQDRALKNVADVVLGRS is encoded by the coding sequence ATGGCGTATAACCATTTTGAGCCTATCGCTATTGTCGGCGAGGGGTGCGTATTGCCCAGCGTAAATTCTGTAGAGGATTTATGGCGAGTTACATCAGCGGGTTTAGATTTAACCTCTAATGCGAGTATCAACCATTGGGGGGTAGACCCACAGCGAGTAGTGGGTGAGCAAGCTCAGATTACAAGCCCTGGTGATACGGCTTGGTCTGCACGCGGTGGCTTTGTTGACGATGCCATTGCACTGTCTAATGTTGATTCTCTTAATCTAAGTTCAGAAAATTTGCAGCAAACTAGTCGCGGTGTTCAGTGGTGCATCGCCGCGGTTAGGCAGGCAATGGCAAGCGCAGCAATATCGCCCGAAAAAAAGGCGCGAACAGATTGGGGGGTGATTTTAGGTAACCTTTCTTATGCACCGCGCGAAACTAACGATTTATTTGCGCAGCACTGGCTGGCGAAGCAGCCAGAATATGCCGCGTTACATAAAAAACTGTTTAATCGGCAAGCCGATTACAGTCAGCGATTTTCTTCATCTGCGCCCAGTCATATTGTGGCACAGGCTATAGGCGCTGCTGGCCCCACCTTTTGCTTAGATGCTGCGTGTGCGTCGTCGTTATACGCCATTAAACTCGCGTGTGATTATTTGCATTCTGGGCGTGCGACCACCATGTTTACAGGTGCAGTTAATCACGCAGATAGCCTCTATTTAAATGTGGGTTTTAGTGCGCTTAAAGCTCTGAGTAAAAACGGCATATCTCGCCCATTTGATTCCCGTGCCGATGGCCTAGTGCCTGCAGAAGGGGCGGCCATTGTTATTTTAAAAACACTGCGCCAAGCGCGAAAAGATGGCGATACAATTCGCGGTGTTATTCGGTCTATAGGTTTATCGAATGATGGCCGCACAGGCGGCTTACTTTCGCCTTCGCGTGCAGGGCAAATTCGCGCCTACGAAAATGCATACAAACACTGCGATATAAAACCTAACAAGGTCTCGTATATCGAATGCCACGCCACGGGTACCCCAACGGGGGATAGTGTCGAACTAGAAAGCATTAACACTTTCTTTTCCACAAATACGGGTTTGGCAATATCTTCACTTAAAAGTAATTTTGGCCATTTAATTACTGCAGCCGGTGCAGCCGGTTTGATACGTGTATTACAGAATATGAAGCAATCTACTAGCGTTGCGTCTATTCACTGCGAGCAGCCTATTGCAGGCTTGCATTCGGGCCCCGCGCGACTAGTGCAGAAAAATGAACATTGGGCTAATGGCGATAATTGCATTGCCGGTATCAATGCGTTTGGCTTTGGTGGTAACAATGCTCATATGGTGGTGCAGCATCAGCTTAATAATAAGCTGTGGCTAGTACCAAAAAGTATTGATACAAGTACATCTTCACGGCAAAGCACAATCAACTCTATTGCGCAAGAGAGCGACCCGCTAGTTGTATGCGGCGTTTCCCTGCGCACAGCGCGAGTAGAAAGTAAGCTCGATTTTGTAAAAAAATGGAGCCGCGAAAAATACGGTTTAAATTCTGCGAATATTGGCTCAGACGTAAAAAACAAGCGAATAAATAAACTAGATATAGACCTCGCTCAACTTGGCTTTCCTCCAAGTGATTTAGACGATACCAGCGCGCAGCAGCTACTTATTATGACGCTTATTCGCGAAGCGTTAGGTGAGCTGCCAGCGTACGATGCTAAGCGCACTGGCGTATACGTGGGTATGGGGGTAGATATGAATAGCTGCCGCTTTACTATGCGTACACGCTTGGCTCATTGGCTTGGCGAGCTTGCAAGTATCGAGGGACGAGTCGACGAGCATTGGCTGCCCGAGACGCGCAATAGTATAACGCGGCCCATAAATGCTGTTTCTGTCATTGGTACCATGCCAAATATTCCGGCTAACCGCAGTAATTTGCAGTTAGATTTGCAGGGTCCAAGCTTTACTGTGTCCGCAGAAGAATACAGCGGAAGTTACGCATTAGATATTGCAAAGGTTGCACTATTAAAAAATGAAATAGATGTGGCGGTGGTAGGCGCGGTTGATATTTCATCGGAAGAGATTCATCGCCAAGCAGTTGCATTACGAGATCAACAAGCTAATCCAAAAGAAAATAGCGCAAGCGCACAATTGCCGATTGAGCAGCAAGTGGACGGTGGCGTAGTACTGCTATTACAGCGCAAAAGCACTGCATTAAAAGCAGGTAATCCAATTTACTACGAACTTCCTTTGGATGAAGCTCAAAATATTGCCAAAGAACGTACAGCCGAGCTGTGCCTAGCAAAAAACGACTGGCTAAATACTTGGTCGAATATTCTAGGCGTGCCCCACACTGCAACCCATTTAATGGGGTTAGCAGCTGAAAGTGTGTTAACCCACTATTCGTTAGCTAGAGGGCAAAGTGAAATTGGCGCAGAAGCTGAAACTGAAATTGAAAAAAAAGCAGAGCAAGAAAACTCTCTGCCGATATTACATAAAGAACAGCTAGCGTTTTTTCAGGGCGCCACATTACAAGAGCTAATCAATAATGTGCAAGCTGCTCAACCTGCCGAATTAGACTGTTTGCAGGCAAACCAGCCGTGGCGACTAGTTATAGTATTGGCATCGCCCAAACATTTTACTGAGTTGCAAAAAAATGCAGCTGAAGCTCTGGGTAAATTCTCCACTGTAAGTAAAACGCCTGTTGGCGTGACTAACTTGGCAAAAAACATCTATTTAAGCTGCGAAAAACTAGCTGGGGATGTGGGTTTTGTTTTTACTGGCGCAGCGTCGGCATACCCAGGAATGGGCAATGCACTATGTTCAATTTTCCCTACTGCGGTTGAGCAAACATTGCGTAAGCACCCTGTATTTGCTAGCTGTTTACCGTGGTTGCAAGCTGAGGCTAAGCAAGTAGAAGGGCCGTTCGATGTTTTGCAGGGCTGCAGCTTACTGTCTCAAATTCATGCCTGTATTACCCAAAATATTTTAGGTGTTAAACCACAGGCAATGCTCGGTGTGTCGTCTGGCGAAACGAATAGTGTGTTTGCTGCTGACGTATGGCGAGATATGGGAGCGTTATTCGACGATATAGATCGCTCTGGTATGTACACCCAATGGATAGCCGGGGACTTAGACTGTGCGCGTAAATACTATAACAACCCCACAATTTGTAACTGGTTAATGTTGCGCGTAGTTGCGCCCGTAGAAAAAGTTAAAGCGTTATTGCGTGAGCATAAAGATATTACGCTCACCATGATCAACAGTAATAATGATTGCGTGGTAGCGGGTGAGGCGAGCTGCGTTAACGCCATAAAAGCAGCGCTAAATTCATTTGCTCGCGCTATTGTACCTATGGGGCACGACATTGTCGCCCATCATCCGGCGCTATCTACATGGCAAGATACTTGGTATCAAATACACAATCGCGACACCTTTATAGATGAAAGTAGAGGGCGGTTACCGCGCTTTTATTCAAACGCGTTTGCTGCAAGCTACTCATTATCGCGACAAAAAATAGCTCAGGCGCTAACCCAGCAGGCTGTCGCACCGGTAGATTTTAGGCCCGTTGTAGAGGCTGCGTATAGCGATGGTGTGAGCATTTTTATCGAGCACGGTCCAAGGCATACATCCAGCCAGTGGATAGCAGAGCAACTCGGTGAACGCCCCCATTTAGCGGTGCATTTAGATCGGTCCGGCGCTGGTGCGCTACCGTTTTTCGAGGCAGTAGCACAGCTGTGGTGTGCCGGTGTAGAGCTAAACAAAACGCTGCTAGCCGGTTTGGCGCACAGCGGCAGTGCTAAAGTGCCTAGCTATAGCAAAAGCTTACCTGTGCATTTGCCTGCAATTGTATTCCCCTCGCTAGAAAAGTTTACATATGCAGGTAGCGATAAAACAACCGTATCTTCAAGTAACCAACTACAAATGCGCACTACACAGCCGTATTGGCAAGATACAAAAATGGCACCGGCTCCACCATTGCCAGACGCAATAACAAGTATAGGGGTAAGTAAGCCTCAGCAAGGGCTAAAAGATAATATTGAAGACGATAATCACACCGTACAGTTAAAGCAAATACTTGCTGCGTTTCCTCAACCAGATTACAGCGGTAAAAATAACCGTTTGCCTTTTTCACTACCTGTTGCGTTACCTGTTCAGCTACCTATTCAGTTACCTTTGTCTTCCGCTGCGGAAGCTATCGCGCCATTACCTAGAGCAATTGATTTGTCTGAAGATAAAAATGAAAATAAAAATAGAGCAGTGCAAGCGCCTATGCATTCTGGCACCGCTGCGCAAAGCGTTTATCAAACACAACACAGTGCAGCTATTCGCGCATTAAAAAGCCTACATACGCAATTAAGCGAAAATCATAATCAGTACCTAGCTTTTCAAAATAAAGCCGCAGAAGTGCTACTGCAAGCAAAGCTCTCTGCAAGTGTTGCACAAAGTAATGCACATGTTGCTGAGCAACGTTCTGTGCAGAACTCATTTAAAGGTCCAATTAAAAGCCAAATAAAAATATCAGAGCAAACGCGCTCTAATGCTGCTTCAGCGATACACACCAAGCCGGCAAGTAGTACTCCATTAACTAACGAGCCTGCGCTGAGAAAACAGAGTGATGTGGCTGCGACAAGTAGTGATTACAAAAAAAATACTTCCGAGTTTCCCGGCCCTAAATACACTAGAGCACAATTAGAAGAGCTTGCTGGCGGCATTATTTCCAACATATTCGGGCCGCTGTTCAAGCAACAGGATAATTACGCCCGCCAAGTAAGAATGCCGCAACCGCCACTGCTTCTAGCAGATCGAGTATTGGGCATAGATGCTACTCCAGGCGCTATGGAATCTAGAGGCTCCATCTGGACAGAAACCGATGTAACAAGCAAAGATTGGTATGTGCACCACGGGCATATGCCAGCCGGTATTATGATTGAAGCGGGGCAAGCCGATCTTCTATTGATTAGCTGGATGGGCGCAGATTTTGAAAATAAAGGCGAGCGTGTATACCGCTTACTAGGCTGTGAGCTCACCTATCGCGATAAATTACCCGCAGTTGGCGATACTATCCGTTACGACATCCATCTAGATGGCTACGCAAAGCAAGGTGATGTGCGACTGTTTTTCTTTCACTACAATTGTGAAATAAATGGGCACACTCATTTGGAAGTAAGGCGCGGGCAAGCAGGCTTTTTTACCTACGAAGAGCTCGCAGGTTCTGCAGGTGTAATTTGGGATGCGGAAAAAGAAAAAGCAAATACAGCGCTGAATGTGGCCGATGGCCCGTGCCATACAACCAAGACGGCGTTTACTCGTGCCGATATTGATGCGTATACACAAGGCGATTTAGTGTCTTGTTTTGGCGATAGCTTTTACCGCGCCAATTGCCACCAGCGTACCCCTACCATAGTAGGTGGCGACTTATTGATGTTTGACGAGGTGCTAGAGTTAAATCACCGCGGCGGGCCTTGGCAGCGCGGTTACCTAAAAGCCCAACTCAATGTTAAACCCGACCATTGGTTTTTTGATGGCCATTTTAAAAATGACCCCTGTGCCCCCGGCACATTGATGCTTGAGGGTGGTGTGCAAGTAATATCATTTTATCTTGCATCCATGGGATTCACGTTGGCGCGTGACGGCTGGCGCTTTGAACCAATTAAAGATGAAACGTTTAACCTCATCTGTCGTAGCCAGCTTATTCCGGGTGGTAAAAAGCTGGTTTATGAAATTTATGTTCACGGGGTAGAAGCCACACCAAAGCCGCAAATTCGCGTAGATTTAATGTGTACCGTAGATGGGCGCAAAGCCTTTTTAGGCCAGGGTGTTGGTGTTGAGCTGGTGCCAGGTTGGCCTTGCGAAAGCCGAGTGCATGTAATTGAACATGCCGAGCCGGTAAACCAAGCGGACTCTAGTGTAGCTGCCGAACAAGAATTTAAGTTTGATGAAGACTCTATGGTGGCCTGCGCTTGGGGTAAGCCCAGCGATGCATTTGGCCCGCATTACAAGCAATTTGATGGCCCCCGACGCGGCCCAAGATTACCCGGCTACCCATACCATTTTATTTCGAAAGTAAAATCGGTAGATATAGCGCCACGGCAATTAAAAGCGGGTGGTAAAGCGGTAATGGAATATTTAATTCCGAACGACGCATGGTATTTTAGCGAAAATAGCCAAGCTACTATGCCTTTTCCTGTTTTACTCGAAGCTGCCCTACAACCCTGTGGCTGGTTAGCTACTTATATGGGCGGCGGTTTTGGTGGCGATACAGAAGCATTTTTTCGCAACTTAGATGGCACCGCAACCCAGTACCGAGAAATAGTTGCAGAAGATACATGCTTATTAACAGAAGTAGAAAGCACCTCAGTATCGGCAATGGCGGGTATGATTATTCTGGGCTTCAACGTGCGCTGTTATATTCGAACAGAGCTGGTGTATCAAATGGAAACCGTTTTTGGTTTCTTTCCAGAAGCAGCCTTGGCGCAACAAGCTGGTTTACCTACAACAGAGCAAGAGCTTTGCGCGCTAAATAGCGCAGAGCACAATGCTTATAACTTGCGCCATAGGCCGGCAGATTATTTTAACGGTCAGTTGCGATTACCTGGGCCTATGCTTTGTTTAATAGATCGTATTACTGGTATATGGCCAGATGGCGGGCAACTAAAACTAGGCCGCGTGCGCTCGCAAATGAGCGTAAACACAAACGCTTGGTTTTTTAAATCACACTTCTACGGCGACCCTGTTCAACCTGGTTCCTTAGGTTTAGAAATGATGCTGCAAACATTGCAGTGCTACGCCATATCGCAAAACGTAGGTGAGCAATTTGTAAAACCACGGTTTGAAACGCTCGCCAGCAATATTGCTCATAGTTGGAGTTACAGGGGGCAAGTGCTGCCCCATAATAAAATTGTGGAGTGCGACCTAGAAGTACAGCAATGCGAATATGAAAGCGGGCGAATAGTTATAACGGCAGATGCAAGCCTATGGGTAGATAAACAAAAAATCTATCAAGCTAAAAATATTAGTTTGGTAGTAATAGATGAAAGCAAAGCCGCTAAGCTATTAACGCCACCAGAACGTATTTTTGATAGCCAATCTCAACATTGGATTAATGATCACTGCCCCACATTTACGGTACCGGCTTTACCATTTATGGTATTAGCTAATGCGATGATGGAAGACGCAGCTAAACGCTTACCCGGCAGAAAAATGACGGGGTTAGAAAATGTACGTGTAAATAGCTGGGTAAGTTTTAACAACCCAAAACAAACCCTACATAGTTGGGGAGTTGCGCACACCGCGCACCGCGTTGCCATGGAGTTAACTCAGTGGGATGAACCCACTAGCAGGTATAAAAAAATTGCACATGGTAATGTGTTGTTCGATGAGCAATATCCATTTCCCGTTAAATTGTTACCGCCGTTGCCCTCTGCAGACCCAGTAATACTAGCGGGTAACCCCTACGCAGATAAAGGCGGTTGGCTTTTTCATGGCAGTGCCTTTCAAGCTGTAAGCAATGTGGTTATTACAGCAAAAGGGGCGTCGGGCAAAATCGATATTCAGGCTATAGGTGTTCCCGCTGGCAAGCTGCACCCAGGTGTTTTAGATGCGAGCTTACATATTGTGCCTCATCACATGCTTGATATGTGGTTCCCGACTGTGGAGCAAGGTTCTGCGGCTTATCCACTGTTATTAAAACGAGCTACCTTTTTTAGCGATACGCCAAAAAGTGGTGAGCTATTAGTAGAGGCGCGCCCCGTTGGCTTAGATGATGCCTTAAAATTGCCAACGATTAAAATACAAATTACCACTGCAGCAGGGGGATTGTGGGCTGAATTTATTTTAATCGAAGCGGTGTTGCCCAAAGGCCCGCTGGGCGAGTTGAGCAGTGAAGCACAGCTTCAATTTTTTGTTGCTAAGCAACCTGTACCCGGTGCTCGCTTATCCACTATAAATGAAAATAGTGCAAGCTTAGCGCTCGAAGTTGTTAACCAATGCAATTGGTTACCGGGTACGTTAGAAAGTATTTACGACTGTAACGCAAACATAATGCGGCGCACCGGTTTAACTCTAACAGAGGTGATTCTTGCCAAGGAATATCTGGCTGCGCAATGGCATATACACCCAGCGCAGGTTGATTTAGCTATGCAGGGCGAGTTGCTTATTGGCTTAAATAAAAGCGATTGTTTAAGCATGCAGCAATTAACTATAGCGTGTACAGGTGCTACTCCTAATGTGACTACTTATAACGTTACTGCTTATAACGTTAAATCAAAGTTTGCTCAGGCTAATGCGGGGTTACTATTTATTAGGGATTATTGGCGAGCTTCTATTAGTGCGACCGGCGGTTTAGTGGAAGATATTTTTATGGCAATTGCCCACCGCTTTACTGGTACGATTAAAAATAACAATATTTGTTCAGGTAAGCGCATACAAGCACAAAGCGATAGCAAGCCAAAAGGTGTGCTTTATTTAGCGAACCATCAAGTTGGGGTAGAATCGGTTTTATTCGCTATTGCGATGAGCGCGTTGAATGGATTGCCCGTTAGTGCCTTGGCAAAAAAAGAGCACGCCCATAGTTGGATTGGCAACATGCTTACGGCGCTTGCGCCTTTCAACGCAAAGAACTTGCTAACGTTAATTGATAGAGAAAACCCCACTGCTGTGCTGCAGGCAATGAGTAAGGCTATGCAGGCTGTCGCGATGGGCGAACATTCGCTATTAGTGCATATTGCCGGTACGCGTTCATTAGCCGCACGAGAAGCGCAAACTACAATCAGTTCATCATTAATTGATGCCGCTATTAAGGCGGGTGTAGATATAGTGCCAGTGTTATTTCACGGTGGTTTACCTATAGAGCCTGCAAAGCAGCGTTTGGAGTTTCCACTAGGCATGGCAAAACAAGATTGGACTCTAGGCCGCGCTATTCCCGCGCATATACTTGCAAACTTAAATAGCGCGGAACAAAAGCAATATGTGTTAAATGCGCTCAATAGCCTCGACGATATTCTGGTTAACGAGCAGCCCAATAAGCCACAGGTAGAGTTTGGAAAGCATGTTGCTAGTATTTCGAACTGTACTCACGAGCAGGCTGTTATTTATCAGTGTTTACAGCATTCACCATTCGCATTATCTAACCACGGGCAAGCGCTTATGGCTGCAGTAAATGCTCAGCGAACGTGGAACTTAGAGTCTGAGCAAGATAGAGCGCTAAAAAATGTTGCCGATGTAGTACTAGGGAGAAGCTAA